From the genome of Geothrix sp. 21YS21S-4, one region includes:
- the glmU gene encoding bifunctional UDP-N-acetylglucosamine diphosphorylase/glucosamine-1-phosphate N-acetyltransferase GlmU, with product MATVAVILAAGLGTRMKSRLPKVLHPILGDPSLLWVLRTLPPDLGGAVVVVHHGKDQVLAALDAWSKAGLLPCPVTAVDQGEPLGTGHALQVCIPELDRLGASKVAILCGDVPLTSAATVFRLCAAEAVLLAMDLPAPGSYGRVLQHADGRLAGVVEAKDATPEQLAVRRVNGGAYALPWPALKRALQNLTNANAQKEYYLTDAVAAVAAELPVAVEICDPEELAGMNSRLDQAALQAAAQTRIQRHWMTEGVTFLHPDSTFVGPRAALGRDVVLEPGVRLEGSVSVGEGCRIGQGTVILDSTLDDGAEVRPYCVLEHARVGAGAKVGPFARLREGTELGEGVHIGNFVETKKARLQRGAKANHLAYLGDTEIGEGSNIGAGVITCNYDGVNKHRTTIGRNVFVGSDSQLVAPLTIGDGALIGAGSTVTRDVPADAVALSRTPQTQREGAASRLRDRQKKQSRVS from the coding sequence ATGGCGACAGTGGCGGTGATCCTCGCGGCGGGACTGGGAACGCGGATGAAATCCCGGCTTCCCAAGGTGCTCCACCCCATCCTCGGCGATCCCTCCCTCCTGTGGGTCCTCCGCACCCTCCCGCCGGACCTCGGCGGCGCCGTGGTCGTGGTCCACCACGGCAAGGACCAGGTGCTGGCGGCCCTGGACGCCTGGTCGAAGGCCGGCCTTCTGCCCTGCCCCGTGACCGCCGTGGACCAGGGCGAGCCGCTTGGAACCGGCCACGCCCTCCAGGTTTGCATTCCCGAACTCGACCGCCTGGGCGCGTCCAAGGTGGCGATCCTGTGCGGCGACGTGCCCCTGACCTCCGCCGCCACGGTATTCCGCCTGTGCGCCGCCGAGGCGGTCCTCCTGGCCATGGACCTGCCGGCTCCCGGTTCCTATGGCCGGGTGCTTCAGCACGCGGACGGCCGCCTGGCGGGCGTGGTGGAAGCCAAGGACGCCACGCCGGAGCAACTCGCCGTGCGGCGGGTGAACGGCGGCGCCTACGCCCTGCCCTGGCCCGCCCTGAAGCGGGCCCTCCAGAACCTCACCAACGCCAACGCCCAAAAGGAGTACTACCTCACCGACGCGGTCGCCGCGGTCGCCGCGGAGCTGCCGGTGGCGGTGGAGATCTGCGATCCGGAGGAACTCGCCGGGATGAACTCACGCCTGGACCAAGCCGCGCTCCAGGCGGCGGCCCAGACTCGGATCCAGCGCCACTGGATGACCGAAGGCGTGACCTTCCTCCACCCCGACAGCACCTTCGTCGGACCGCGGGCCGCCTTGGGCCGGGACGTCGTTCTGGAACCCGGCGTCCGCCTGGAGGGCTCCGTCTCCGTGGGCGAGGGCTGCCGCATCGGCCAGGGCACCGTGATCCTCGATTCCACCCTCGACGACGGCGCGGAAGTCCGCCCCTACTGCGTTCTGGAGCACGCCCGCGTGGGCGCGGGCGCCAAGGTCGGCCCCTTCGCGCGCCTGCGGGAGGGCACGGAACTGGGCGAAGGCGTCCACATCGGGAATTTTGTGGAAACCAAGAAAGCCCGGCTCCAGCGGGGCGCCAAAGCCAACCATCTCGCCTACCTCGGCGACACCGAGATCGGCGAGGGCTCCAACATCGGCGCGGGCGTGATCACCTGCAACTACGACGGCGTGAACAAGCACCGCACCACCATCGGCCGGAACGTGTTCGTGGGATCCGACAGCCAGCTCGTCGCGCCATTGACCATCGGTGACGGCGCCCTGATCGGGGCGGGGAGCACCGTCACGCGGGACGTCCCGGCCGACGCCGTGGCCCTCAGCCGCACGCCCCAGACCCAGCGCGAAGGGGCCGCCTCCCGCCTCCGCGACCGCCAGAAGAAGCAGTCTCGGGTAAGCTAG
- a CDS encoding ABC transporter permease, which translates to MVLTFFDKIGAHVLGALEVSGDFTVLAGRTFAAIFRRPFDGKNLMHQFQALGVNSLPVVILTSVAVSMVFAVQLAFGFRQFQAEGLASQVEGLAIVRELGPVITGLMLSGRIGSAMAAELGTMQVTEQIDALECLATDPIHYLFVPRFLSAIVIVPLLTVVSIYVGFWGGYLILVGVEGQSAYVYSGEFYKLLAFRDLRIALIKALVFGMIIALVGCWKGYRTRGGAEGVGNAPTSSVVTSSLWILVSDFFLTKLLLV; encoded by the coding sequence ATGGTCTTGACCTTCTTCGACAAGATCGGCGCCCACGTCCTGGGTGCGCTCGAAGTGAGCGGGGATTTCACCGTCCTCGCCGGCCGGACCTTCGCGGCCATCTTCAGGCGTCCTTTCGACGGCAAGAACCTGATGCACCAGTTCCAGGCCCTGGGCGTGAATTCCCTCCCGGTGGTGATCCTCACCAGCGTGGCCGTGAGCATGGTCTTCGCGGTCCAGCTCGCCTTCGGATTCCGCCAGTTCCAGGCCGAGGGGCTGGCCTCCCAGGTGGAGGGCCTCGCCATCGTCCGCGAGCTGGGTCCCGTGATCACGGGCCTGATGCTGTCGGGCCGCATCGGCTCGGCCATGGCCGCGGAACTGGGCACCATGCAGGTGACGGAGCAGATCGACGCGCTGGAGTGCCTGGCCACGGATCCCATCCACTACCTTTTCGTGCCCCGCTTCCTGTCGGCCATCGTGATCGTCCCCCTGCTCACCGTGGTTTCCATCTACGTGGGCTTCTGGGGCGGCTACCTGATCCTGGTGGGCGTGGAAGGCCAGAGCGCCTACGTCTACAGCGGCGAGTTCTACAAGCTCCTCGCCTTCCGCGATCTCCGGATCGCGCTGATCAAGGCCCTGGTGTTCGGGATGATCATCGCCCTGGTGGGCTGCTGGAAGGGCTACCGCACCCGCGGCGGCGCCGAGGGCGTGGGTAACGCCCCCACCAGCAGCGTCGTCACGAGCTCGCTGTGGATCCTCGTTTCCGATTTCTTCCTCACCAAGCTCCTGCTGGTGTGA
- a CDS encoding ABC transporter ATP-binding protein, with protein MALIDVVNLSKAFGPKVVLSNVNLQVEEGESLVVLGGSGTGKTVLLRNIMGLLTPDSGHVAIEGKIIAQLSRKELFEVRQSIGMCFQMAALFDSMTVFENVAFALRRHTTMTEAEVTGRVEECLTLVGMKETEKLKPAELSGGMKRRVGFARAIALKPKILLFDEPTTGLDPVMTDVIGRVILDLQHELGVTTITITHDLKSAFAIADRIALLFRGECLACESPEDFKANPHPVIQQFLRGDADGPFLQDPPPPKRSTQEARA; from the coding sequence ATGGCGCTGATCGACGTCGTCAACCTGTCCAAGGCCTTCGGGCCCAAGGTGGTGCTGTCCAATGTGAACCTGCAGGTCGAGGAAGGCGAGAGCCTCGTCGTCCTCGGCGGCTCCGGCACCGGCAAGACGGTGCTGCTGCGCAACATCATGGGCCTGCTCACTCCGGATTCCGGCCACGTGGCCATCGAGGGAAAGATCATCGCCCAGCTCAGCCGGAAGGAGCTGTTCGAGGTCCGGCAGAGCATCGGCATGTGCTTCCAGATGGCGGCCCTGTTCGATTCCATGACGGTCTTCGAGAACGTCGCCTTCGCCCTGCGCCGCCACACCACCATGACCGAGGCGGAAGTCACGGGCCGCGTGGAGGAATGCCTCACGCTGGTGGGGATGAAAGAGACCGAGAAGCTGAAGCCGGCGGAGCTTTCCGGCGGGATGAAGCGCCGGGTGGGGTTCGCCCGCGCCATCGCCCTCAAGCCCAAGATCCTGCTGTTCGACGAGCCCACCACCGGCCTGGACCCCGTGATGACCGACGTGATCGGCCGCGTGATCCTGGACCTCCAGCACGAACTGGGCGTCACCACCATCACCATCACCCACGACCTCAAGTCCGCGTTCGCAATCGCGGACCGGATCGCCCTGCTCTTCCGGGGAGAGTGCCTCGCCTGCGAGTCCCCCGAGGACTTCAAAGCCAATCCCCACCCCGTCATCCAGCAGTTCCTGCGCGGCGACGCGGACGGTCCTTTCCTCCAGGACCCTCCTCCCCCCAAGCGCAGCACCCAGGAGGCCCGCGCATGA
- a CDS encoding MlaD family protein, whose protein sequence is MKLETKVGLFFTGAVLLLAVLVFRTEKLEIGSKRNQSERITYFDQVAGLNVQGAVRIAGVKVGDVRAITLENGKAKVMLGLGPEVQVYGDAVVSLGSIGILGEKYVDLDPGHSAKGTLPEGAPLPSKAGVSLDSLMDTLADIGKNVKGVTQALNESIGGEQGRQKMDEIVDNIRVLTAEFRSMAQENHGAINNTMANVEAISVDLRDRLPKLAQQFESVGRNLNAMLEENRPELKGVMGDVRKLAQSFQGTADNLKVLTDRINKGEGTIGKLLNDDTTVRKINEAVDNVNGLLGGFNKMDLRLDMSAAQWDKRKDSRVGLGIEIAPRPDYWYSLGLASTPDGKLSESTRSITQLDPITGQPITVIDRTQSVTTDKSFTLSAQFAKRLGAAVFSAGIVEGKGGAGVEFRALDDDKLRLGLLAYDFSKRDDKPNPRYRFTSSYQFWKGAYVQAGVQDFGNKDLRTLFFGAGLRWKDDDLKKMIGLVGTSK, encoded by the coding sequence ATGAAGCTCGAAACCAAGGTCGGCCTCTTCTTCACCGGCGCGGTCCTTCTCCTCGCCGTGCTCGTCTTCCGCACGGAGAAGCTGGAGATCGGGAGCAAGCGGAACCAGAGCGAGCGCATCACCTACTTCGACCAGGTGGCCGGACTGAACGTCCAGGGCGCCGTGCGCATCGCTGGCGTGAAGGTGGGCGACGTCCGCGCCATCACCCTGGAGAACGGCAAGGCCAAGGTGATGCTCGGTCTCGGCCCCGAAGTGCAGGTCTACGGCGACGCCGTGGTATCGCTGGGCTCCATCGGCATCCTGGGCGAGAAGTACGTGGACCTGGATCCGGGTCACAGCGCCAAGGGCACCCTACCCGAGGGTGCGCCCCTGCCCAGCAAAGCGGGCGTCAGCCTCGACAGCCTGATGGACACCCTGGCCGACATCGGCAAGAACGTGAAGGGCGTCACCCAGGCCCTGAACGAGTCCATCGGCGGCGAACAGGGCCGCCAGAAGATGGACGAGATCGTGGACAACATCCGCGTCCTGACCGCCGAATTCCGCAGCATGGCCCAGGAGAACCACGGCGCCATCAACAACACGATGGCCAATGTGGAGGCCATCAGCGTGGACCTGCGCGATCGCCTGCCGAAGCTGGCGCAGCAGTTCGAATCCGTCGGCCGGAACCTGAACGCCATGCTGGAGGAGAACCGCCCTGAGCTGAAGGGCGTGATGGGCGACGTGCGCAAGCTGGCCCAGAGCTTCCAGGGCACCGCCGACAACCTGAAGGTTCTCACCGACCGCATCAACAAGGGCGAGGGCACCATCGGCAAGCTGCTGAACGACGACACCACCGTGCGCAAGATCAACGAGGCCGTGGACAACGTGAACGGCCTGCTGGGCGGGTTCAACAAGATGGACCTGCGCCTCGACATGAGCGCCGCCCAGTGGGACAAGCGCAAGGACAGCCGCGTGGGCCTCGGAATCGAGATCGCGCCGCGCCCCGACTACTGGTATTCCCTGGGCCTCGCCTCCACGCCGGACGGCAAGCTGAGCGAGAGCACCCGCAGCATCACCCAGCTCGATCCCATCACCGGCCAGCCGATCACCGTCATCGACCGCACCCAGTCCGTGACCACCGACAAGAGCTTCACCCTGTCGGCGCAGTTCGCCAAGCGCCTGGGCGCCGCGGTCTTCTCCGCCGGCATCGTGGAGGGCAAGGGCGGCGCCGGGGTGGAGTTCCGAGCCCTGGACGACGACAAGCTCCGGTTGGGCCTCCTCGCCTACGACTTCAGCAAGCGGGACGACAAGCCCAATCCGCGCTACCGCTTCACCAGCAGCTACCAGTTCTGGAAGGGCGCCTACGTCCAGGCGGGCGTCCAGGACTTCGGCAACAAGGATCTCCGGACCCTCTTCTTCGGCGCCGGCCTTCGCTGGAAGGACGACGACCTCAAGAAGATGATCGGCTTGGTCGGAACCTCCAAGTGA
- a CDS encoding DUF116 domain-containing protein: MKEPRALPAPAPLPAERGGLFLAVRRGLPLLVSAAAFTGAALHTEGRGWWLLAATAALAAAWPSFLRGGAFLRNRTAIMRQDALWAHAVRPLARWLGLEDAWILAFCRHNNGRVREAFAERKARRALILLPHCIQMARCKAGILDDLAACYDCGLCPVGDYLNAVLLHQWEGRITNRSHKAYREAREYRPDLIVAVSCTDRLLKGLTKLPEIPSYVIPLSLPHGMCVDTDFSVPHLLAAMEALVEPRRPGAIQVLRHEGIA; this comes from the coding sequence GTGAAGGAACCCCGCGCCCTGCCTGCGCCGGCTCCCCTGCCGGCCGAGCGGGGCGGGCTCTTCCTGGCGGTGCGGCGGGGCCTTCCCCTGCTCGTATCGGCCGCCGCTTTCACCGGGGCGGCCCTCCACACCGAGGGCCGCGGCTGGTGGCTCCTCGCGGCCACGGCCGCCCTGGCGGCGGCGTGGCCCAGCTTTCTCCGCGGCGGAGCCTTTCTTCGGAACCGCACGGCGATCATGCGCCAGGACGCCCTGTGGGCGCACGCGGTCCGGCCTCTGGCCCGCTGGCTAGGCCTCGAGGACGCTTGGATCCTCGCCTTCTGCCGCCACAACAACGGTCGCGTCCGGGAGGCCTTCGCGGAGCGCAAGGCGCGCCGCGCCCTCATCCTCCTGCCCCACTGCATCCAGATGGCGCGGTGCAAGGCCGGCATCCTGGACGACCTTGCCGCCTGCTACGACTGCGGGCTGTGCCCCGTGGGCGACTACCTGAACGCGGTGCTCCTCCACCAGTGGGAGGGCCGGATCACCAACCGCAGCCACAAGGCCTACCGGGAAGCCCGCGAGTACCGGCCTGATCTCATTGTCGCCGTGAGCTGCACGGACCGCCTCCTCAAGGGGCTGACCAAACTGCCGGAGATCCCCTCCTACGTGATCCCCCTGTCCCTGCCCCACGGGATGTGCGTGGACACGGATTTCAGCGTGCCCCACCTCCTGGCGGCCATGGAGGCCCTGGTGGAGCCCCGCCGCCCCGGCGCCATCCAGGTTCTCCGCCACGAGGGCATCGCGTGA
- a CDS encoding UbiA family prenyltransferase yields the protein MTGEASRFPIRTFLQRLIGAEALAYLLHLRPLEWPIMTAHFLLGTLLAAGWPPSVEPALLGWLVFVVLLNGGTLAINSAFDRDEGDIGYLKAPPKPPAHLFAFATVLLVASALGGFLLPRAFALLNLACVAMSWLYSVPPARLKARAGWDLLINCLGFGLFTPLAGWALTGRPFAAGILWASLGFALLFASLYPMTQIYQVAEDTARGDRTLVIRLGVGHSLVLALGAALAAHGLFACAAFSRNRHPVFLLPSLIAWLGVLLPWLAGWREWTDRRHETGMYWGLAAWAVTDISLLILLWP from the coding sequence GTGACCGGGGAGGCCTCCCGCTTCCCCATCCGGACCTTCCTGCAGCGCCTCATCGGGGCCGAAGCCCTGGCCTACCTGCTGCATCTCCGCCCCCTGGAGTGGCCCATCATGACGGCCCACTTCCTCCTGGGAACGCTCCTCGCCGCGGGGTGGCCTCCATCCGTGGAACCGGCCCTGCTGGGCTGGCTGGTGTTCGTGGTCCTGCTCAACGGGGGCACCCTCGCCATCAACAGCGCCTTCGACCGGGACGAGGGCGACATCGGCTACCTCAAGGCGCCGCCCAAACCGCCGGCGCACCTGTTCGCCTTCGCGACGGTGCTCCTGGTGGCGTCGGCCCTGGGCGGCTTCCTCCTGCCCCGCGCCTTCGCCCTGCTCAACCTGGCCTGCGTGGCCATGAGCTGGCTCTATTCGGTCCCCCCGGCGCGGCTCAAGGCCCGTGCGGGCTGGGATCTTCTCATCAACTGCCTGGGCTTCGGCCTGTTCACACCGTTGGCGGGCTGGGCCCTGACGGGGCGCCCCTTCGCCGCGGGAATCCTGTGGGCCTCCCTCGGGTTCGCCCTGCTGTTCGCGTCGCTCTATCCCATGACCCAGATCTATCAGGTGGCTGAGGACACGGCCCGGGGGGACCGGACCCTGGTGATCCGGCTGGGCGTGGGCCACAGCCTCGTACTGGCGCTGGGCGCGGCCCTGGCCGCCCACGGGCTCTTCGCCTGCGCCGCCTTCAGCCGGAACCGGCATCCTGTGTTCCTCCTGCCCTCCCTCATCGCGTGGCTGGGCGTCCTACTCCCCTGGCTGGCCGGATGGCGCGAGTGGACCGACCGGCGCCACGAGACGGGCATGTACTGGGGCCTCGCGGCCTGGGCGGTGACGGACATCAGCCTGCTGATCCTCCTTTGGCCGTGA
- a CDS encoding serine hydrolase, whose protein sequence is MGFSRGKGLLGVLLATAGLALGAASSHIPTALALKSASALVLDQTTGQALLEKQPGAVQPIASLTKLMTAMVVLDAHLDPQETLTITRDDMDMLRHSRSRLPVGTRLPREQAILLALLASENRAAHALGRTFPGGLSAFVGAMNAKARELGLVSARFQDPAGLSSGNVANAQDLARIVEAAYRYPEIRDFSTRPETTIRSGRQSIQFPNTNALVRSPNWTIGLSKTGYIQEAGRCLAMQAMLANRPVLIILLDSWGKYTRLGDANRIKQWLEARLAKN, encoded by the coding sequence ATGGGTTTCAGCCGGGGGAAGGGGTTGCTGGGCGTTCTTCTGGCCACGGCGGGGCTCGCTTTGGGCGCCGCGTCGTCCCACATCCCGACCGCCCTGGCCCTGAAGTCGGCCTCTGCCCTCGTCCTCGATCAGACCACCGGCCAGGCGCTGCTGGAGAAGCAGCCCGGGGCCGTCCAGCCGATCGCCTCCCTCACCAAGCTGATGACCGCCATGGTCGTGCTGGACGCCCACCTGGACCCGCAGGAGACCCTCACCATCACCCGGGACGACATGGACATGCTGCGCCACAGCCGGTCCCGCCTGCCCGTGGGCACCCGCCTCCCCCGGGAGCAGGCCATTCTCCTGGCCCTCCTGGCCTCCGAGAACCGGGCGGCGCACGCCCTGGGCCGGACCTTCCCGGGCGGGCTGTCCGCCTTCGTGGGAGCCATGAACGCCAAGGCCCGTGAACTGGGGCTGGTGAGCGCCCGCTTCCAGGATCCCGCCGGCCTCTCCAGCGGGAACGTCGCCAACGCCCAGGATCTGGCCCGGATCGTGGAAGCCGCCTACCGCTATCCCGAGATCCGCGACTTCAGCACCCGCCCCGAGACCACCATCCGCTCCGGCCGCCAGAGCATCCAGTTCCCCAACACCAACGCCCTCGTCCGCAGCCCCAACTGGACCATCGGGCTGTCCAAGACCGGCTACATCCAGGAAGCGGGCCGCTGCCTCGCCATGCAGGCCATGCTCGCCAACCGGCCCGTCCTGATCATCCTGCTGGATTCCTGGGGCAAGTACACCCGCCTGGGCGACGCCAACCGCATCAAGCAGTGGCTGGAAGCCCGCCTCGCCAAGAACTGA
- a CDS encoding polyphenol oxidase family protein produces the protein MLTPGIQPPFPLDWGFSTRLDSSETLPPRRLDQVHGCGIVEASDAVVEGDGLWTTKPGIRIGVRVADCVPVLLAGPLNDGTPWVAALHAGWRGATGHGPSPAEGILRRGVAWFRNLGGEPTSLVWAFGPAILACHFEVGEEVIGAARQDPAWQEELRHPGPAGKPHLDLHGFLRAQALDLGLDAGKEGSVALCTMCRADLLHSHRRGDTGRQWGWIEIR, from the coding sequence GTGCTGACGCCCGGCATTCAACCGCCCTTCCCCCTCGACTGGGGATTCTCCACCCGCCTCGATTCTTCCGAGACGCTCCCCCCGCGGCGGCTGGACCAGGTCCATGGATGCGGCATCGTCGAAGCGTCCGATGCGGTCGTGGAAGGCGACGGGCTGTGGACCACGAAACCGGGGATCCGGATCGGCGTGCGCGTGGCGGACTGCGTCCCTGTGCTCCTGGCCGGCCCCCTGAACGACGGAACTCCCTGGGTGGCGGCGCTCCACGCGGGCTGGCGCGGCGCCACCGGCCATGGCCCTTCCCCGGCGGAAGGCATCCTGCGGCGGGGCGTGGCCTGGTTCCGCAACCTGGGCGGAGAACCCACCTCGCTCGTGTGGGCCTTCGGACCAGCGATCCTCGCCTGCCATTTCGAGGTGGGGGAAGAAGTCATCGGCGCCGCCCGCCAGGACCCCGCCTGGCAGGAGGAACTCCGGCATCCCGGCCCGGCGGGCAAGCCCCACCTGGATCTGCACGGCTTCCTCCGCGCCCAGGCTCTGGACCTTGGGCTGGATGCGGGAAAGGAAGGCAGCGTGGCCCTCTGCACCATGTGCCGCGCCGATCTGCTCCACTCCCATCGCCGCGGCGACACCGGCCGGCAGTGGGGCTGGATCGAGATCCGCTAA
- a CDS encoding SpoVG family protein, protein MLNITDIRITKVEGDDKLRAFAALVLEDCFLVGDLRVVEGEDGYFVAMPSRRKRDGSFKDIAYPLNNTLREQIEEQVLLAYETATGHRALSRIERGEAAQVRPDLLGVEEFGFTSKPTS, encoded by the coding sequence ATGCTCAACATCACCGACATCCGCATCACCAAAGTCGAAGGCGACGACAAGCTCCGCGCCTTCGCCGCCCTCGTCCTGGAGGACTGCTTCCTCGTGGGCGACCTGCGCGTGGTGGAAGGCGAGGACGGCTACTTCGTCGCCATGCCCAGCCGCCGCAAGCGCGACGGCAGTTTCAAGGACATCGCCTATCCCCTGAACAACACCCTGCGCGAGCAGATCGAAGAGCAGGTCCTCCTGGCCTACGAGACCGCCACCGGCCACCGCGCCCTCAGCCGCATCGAGCGCGGCGAAGCCGCCCAGGTCCGTCCCGACCTGCTGGGCGTCGAGGAATTCGGCTTCACCTCCAAGCCCACCTCCTGA